The Christiangramia flava JLT2011 region TCAGCGAATCCATTTCGGTTTCTGAAATATACCCGTTGCGGGCCATTTGTTCAAAAACCACATTCCGGCGGTCTTCCACCAGATCTGGCCTTCTCACCGGGTTGTAAAGCGCAGCATTTTTCAGCATTCCAACCAGTACCGCCGATTCCTGAATATTCAGGTCTTTGGCCTCTTTCCCGAAGTAGATCTTCGCTGCGGAACGAATCCCAACGGCCTGGTACACGAAATCGTATTTATTGAAGTACATGGTGATGATCTCTTCCTTCGTGTACTGTCGCTCCAGCCTGGTCGCGATCACCCATTCTTTAACCTTCTGAAAAACCCGCTCCAGGAAACTGTCTGAAACATTCTCGGTGAACAGCTGTTTGGCCAACTGCTGCGTGATGGTACTTGCACCACCGCGCTGACCCAGAAAAACCGCCGCTCGCAGCGTCCCTCGCGCATCGATTCCGGCATGCTTGTAAAAACGCTCGTCTTCAGTAGCCACCAGCGCCTGAACCAGGTGTTCCGGGAGATCTTCGTATTTGATCGGCGTCCGGTTCTCGTTATAATACTTCCCGATGGTTTCCCCATCTGCGGAAAGCACCTCGGTTGCGAGGTTGGTTTCCGGATTTTCCAGCTCTTCAAAAGTGGGCATTTTCCCGAAAGCACCCCATCCTGCCAGTAGGAAAATAAGAATACCTATCAGCACTCCTATTCCAAAGATCGTCCAGAACCCAATAATATATCTTGAATTGCTCTGTGTCTTGGCTTGTTTCTTCTTCGTCGCGGCCATTATTTAGTTATTAGTAGTAGCTTTTTCAATTCTAAAACCTACATCGGTGATGCCCTTCAGCTCCTCGATGCCAGTTGTTTCCCCGTTTTTACGCATAGCCTGCTGAATATCAATCGTGTATTCACCGGCCTCATCAAAGCGCACATTTTCCTTGTACCAGAGTTTGCTCTCCTTCACATCGCCAAAACCGGTTCCCAGCCATTCGCCATCAGGTTTGGCCATTTCGTATTCCAACGTGTCAGTGATCACTTTTCCTTCTGGAAAATGCATTCTCGTAATAAGGAACAGGTTGCTGTAAGCGTAGCGATTATCGTTCCTGATATTCAGAAATAAATTATACTGTTTCGTGGTGTCAATATCCTCGATCTTAAAACTTACCAGGGAATCTTTGTGCCAGTTCCCAACCGACTCATACGCATCATAAACCCTCTTTTTGTCGCAGGAAATCAAAAGCACCAGTGACAAAATAAGCAGCGATCCCTTGCAAAGCTTATGCATTCTTAGATTTTGAAGTATTGTTGTTCTTCCGCTTTCTTCTTTTCTTGTTCTTATTGCTGCTGGTATTACGCCGCTTTTTCTTCGGTTTATCAAAACGTGTAAGACTATCCTGCCCCACTGTATTGTTGAAATCTGGGGTTCTTTCATCGTCCAGCTGCAATTCCACCTCGAATTCTTCCAGGCTGCCCACGGTTTCGCCTTTTTTGTTCTTGGCGATGATCTTGTTAGCCTGCTCCGGTGTTAACCGGTGCCAGTTCATCCATTCTCCTTCGTAGGCATACCAGAGCATATTTTTGAAAATATCCACCTTCTGGCAAACGCCTGTTCCTTTCTTGGTTTTTAACTTAACGTCAGATTTCGGAAAAGATTTTAAGGCCTCGAGATAAGTATCCAGTTCGTAGTTCAGGCAGCATTTCAGCTTCCCGCACTGACCCGCCAGTTTCTGGGGATTGAGCGATAATTGCTGGTATCGCGCTGCGGAAGTACTCACCGAACGAAAATCGGTTAACCAGGTCGAGCAACACAATTCCCTTCCACAGGAACCAATCCCGCCCAGTCTTGCGGCTTCCTGGCGAAGACCGATTTGGCGCATTTCGATTCGCGTACTGAATTCTCTTGCAAATTCTTTGATAAGCTGACGGAAATCTACCCGGTCATCAGCCGTGTAATAGAAAGTGGCTTTGGAACCATCTCCCTGGAACTCGATATCGCTGATCTTCATCTGAAGTTTCAGCCGGATCGCGATCTGCCTGGAACGCTGCTTGATCTTCTCTTCCCGCTCGCGGCATTCCTGCCAGACATCGATGTCTTTTTGCGAGGCTTTTCGGTAGATCTTCAGGATTTCGGCAGAATTGGGATCTTCCTTTTTCTTTTTCATCTGTACCCTCACCAGCTCTCCGGTAAGGCTTACCACTCCCACATCATGACCGGGACTGGCCTCCACGGCCACCACGTCACCAATGCTCAGGCTCAGGTTTTCAGAATTTTTAAAGAAATGTTTGCGGCCGTTCTTAAAACGCACCTCTACAAAGTCAAAAGGCTCAACGCCATTAGGAAGAGACATATTGGAAAGCCAGTCAAAAACCGACAATTTATTACATCCATCGGTACCACAGGTACCGTTGTTCTTACATCCTTTAGGCTGACCGTCTTTCCCGGTCGAGCATGTGCTGCAAGCCATAAGTTATATATCTTGAGAAAGCTGCCGGCGACCAGAAGACTCTTGATCCAGCCGACGCTTTCGCGGGTTCATAAAAATTTTCAAACGTAAATATACCAATATTAATTGGCAACGCCATTCGAGAAAATTCTACTGCTTAAATTTCAGAACCTCAGACCTGCCTTTTTTGAAAATCTTATTGCTGTTGTGCTTTCCGCGGCGAAGGGCTTTTTGTTCTTCGTAGGGTAAAGCGACGATTTCCTGGCATTCCGTAGAACAGCAATGATTCATTTTTTCAGCACATTCTTCACATTGGATAAACAACAGGTGACAGGCCTCGTTGGCACAGTTCACATGCGTATCACAGGGTTTTCCACACTGGTGGCAATGTGCGATGACATCTTCAGAAATCCGTTCAGCACGACGATGGTCAAAAACGAAATTCTTTCCAATGAACAGGTTGTCGAGTTGTTGTTGTTCTACCTGGCGGGCATATTCAATAATTCCGCCTTCCAGCTGGTAAACGTTCTTGAAGCCGCGATGTTTGTAATAGGCACTCGCTTTTTCACAGCGAATCCCACCGGTACAATACATGACCAGGTTTTTATCTTCTTTGTGTTCTTTGAGGTCTTCTTCAATAATAGGCAGCGAATCTCTAAAGGTATCCACATCTGGGGTTACCGCTCCTTTAAAATGGCCAATTTCGCTTTCGTAATGGTTTCGCATATCTACCAGGACCGTGTTGGGATCCTGAATTAGTTCGTTGAACCTGGCGGCATCCACATGAACTCCTTTATTGGTTACATCAAAGGTTTCATCGTTCAAACCGTCGGCCACAATTTTATCACGAACTTTCACCTTCAGTTTCAGGAACGATTTCAGGTCGTGTTCGATGGCAATATTCAGTCGAACTCCTTCCAGGAAATAAATCCCGTCGATGAAAGACTTGAATTCATTGAAACGTTTGGCGGGCACGGAAAGCTGGGCGTTGATCCCTTCGTGGGCAACATAGATCCTTCCAAGGACTTCCATCTGGTCCCAGGCCAAAAACAAATGATTTCTGAATAAATGCGGATTACCGATTTTTGCGTAGGCATAGAAAGAGAGCGTAAGCCTGTCTTCTCCGGCTTCCTCTAATAGCGCTTCTCTCTCTTTAGCGCTTAATTTATTGTACAGTTGCATGCTATACTAATATTTCAGTGTTAAAGAAAAATTTCGGCAAATATAGGTTTATTCTCAGTGAAATGAAAATCTGCTCCCGAAAGCTTTATATGCTGAAAATCAGCCTGAAAACAAGGCTCCCTGAAGGGAATCTTCCCACTGAAAATTTCCTTTATAAATTGTTCAAAAGCAGCCTGATATATTATTGTGATGATGAAAAAGTTATAGTATTTTAGCACACCTTAATCAGATTACAATTTTTAATTTCCGATATGAGCAACGATAAAGAAAAAGAAGCAAAATTAAAGGCTTTAAAGCTGACCCTTGATAAAATGGACAAGACTTACGGGAAAGGAACCGTAATGAAGATGAGCGATCAGGCTGTTGCTGATGTAGACGCCATTTCAACCGGGTCCCTTGGTCTTGACCTGGCACTGGGAGTAGGCGGTTACCCTAGAGGCCGTGTGATTGAGATCTACGGTCCTGAATCTTCGGGTAAAACAACACTTACCCTCCATGCTATTTCCGAAGCACAGAAAAAAGGTGGTATTGCCGCCTTTATTGATGCGGAACACGCGTTTGACCGTTTTTATGCAGAAAAACTGGATGTGGATATCGATAATTTGATCATCTCCCAGCCAGACAATGGGGAACAGGCACTGGAGATCGCCGATAACCTGATCCGTTCCGGAGCCATAGACATCATCGTGATCGACTCGGTTGCCGCATTGACACCAAAGAGTGAGATCGAAGGAGAAATGGGAGATTCTAAAATGGGTCTTCACGCGAGATTGATGTCACAGGCCTTGAGAAAATTAACCTCGTCGATCAGTAAAACCAACTGTACCGTGATTTTCATCAACCAGTTGCGGGAGAAGATCGGGGTGATGTTTGGGAACCCGGAAACCACTACCGGTGGTAACGCACTGAAATTCTACGCATCCGTAAGACTGGACATTAGAAGATCCACACAGATCAAGGACAGCAATAATGAAGTTACCGGTAACAAAACCCGTGTGAAGGTTGTTAAGAATAAGGTTGCGCCACCTTTCAAAACTGCTGAATTTGACATCATGTATGGTGAAGGAGTTTCAAAAATTGGAGAGATCATTGATATAGGTGTGGATTACGAGATCATCAAGAAAAGCGGTTCATGGTTCAGCTACGAAGACACCAAATTAGGCCAGGGTCGAGATGCCGTTAAAACGCTGCTGAAAGACAATCCTGATTTGATGGAAGAGCTGGAAACTAAAATCAAGGAAGCCATCAAAATCGCCAAACAATAAATCAAATCCCCGGAAGGGGATTTTTTTTGTGCGCTCACGCAACCTTTTTCATCCATTTGCATCTTAGCTATAAAAGAACCCTACAAATTTTTTGAAACGAGAGATGAAAAAGTATTTTTATTTGATTACCGCGATGCTGGTTTTGAGCAGCTGTTCATTAGATTCCAATTCCGAGCAGGCAGATAATATCGAGTATGAGATCGCGGAAATAACCGGAAATGATCTACCGGAATCTTTTAACTTTGGTGAACGCTACACCATCAATGTAGATTATCAGCTGGAGAGCGACTGTAGTATTTATGACGGGTTATATGCCAATTACGGCGGGGACTCGTCACAAGGAAGAAGGCAGGTGTATATTTCTGCTTTTGCCAAGGTTTCTACCTCATCATCCTGTGATGATACCGCACCTGGTGAAGAAGGAACAGATTCTTTGAACATTACCATTTCAGAGAGCGGCTCTTACACCTTCTACTTTCTTACAGGAGAAGTCGCAGGAGAACCAATTTATGATGAAGTCGTTGTACCTGTAAATGAACCAGGTACCGGCGCATAATTAAAAGAGGAACGAATTTGTGAGTTTAGAGAAACTCATTCAACTGTGTAAAAAACAGGACAGGAAAGCCCAGGAACAGCTTTACCGACTTTACTCGGCTAAGCTGTTTGGCTTATGTCTAAAATATTCCGGTGGCTATGCAGAGGCCCAGGACAATTTACAGGATGGATTTCTCACTATTTTTGCAAAGATTTCTCAGTATAACGACAGTGGTTCCTTCGAAGGCTGGATGAAGCGCATCATCATTAATACTGCACTTCAAAAACACCGGAAACAAAAG contains the following coding sequences:
- a CDS encoding gliding motility lipoprotein GldH, with product MHKLCKGSLLILSLVLLISCDKKRVYDAYESVGNWHKDSLVSFKIEDIDTTKQYNLFLNIRNDNRYAYSNLFLITRMHFPEGKVITDTLEYEMAKPDGEWLGTGFGDVKESKLWYKENVRFDEAGEYTIDIQQAMRKNGETTGIEELKGITDVGFRIEKATTNN
- a CDS encoding PSP1 domain-containing protein, yielding MACSTCSTGKDGQPKGCKNNGTCGTDGCNKLSVFDWLSNMSLPNGVEPFDFVEVRFKNGRKHFFKNSENLSLSIGDVVAVEASPGHDVGVVSLTGELVRVQMKKKKEDPNSAEILKIYRKASQKDIDVWQECREREEKIKQRSRQIAIRLKLQMKISDIEFQGDGSKATFYYTADDRVDFRQLIKEFAREFSTRIEMRQIGLRQEAARLGGIGSCGRELCCSTWLTDFRSVSTSAARYQQLSLNPQKLAGQCGKLKCCLNYELDTYLEALKSFPKSDVKLKTKKGTGVCQKVDIFKNMLWYAYEGEWMNWHRLTPEQANKIIAKNKKGETVGSLEEFEVELQLDDERTPDFNNTVGQDSLTRFDKPKKKRRNTSSNKNKKRRKRKNNNTSKSKNA
- a CDS encoding rhodanese-related sulfurtransferase, whose product is MQLYNKLSAKEREALLEEAGEDRLTLSFYAYAKIGNPHLFRNHLFLAWDQMEVLGRIYVAHEGINAQLSVPAKRFNEFKSFIDGIYFLEGVRLNIAIEHDLKSFLKLKVKVRDKIVADGLNDETFDVTNKGVHVDAARFNELIQDPNTVLVDMRNHYESEIGHFKGAVTPDVDTFRDSLPIIEEDLKEHKEDKNLVMYCTGGIRCEKASAYYKHRGFKNVYQLEGGIIEYARQVEQQQLDNLFIGKNFVFDHRRAERISEDVIAHCHQCGKPCDTHVNCANEACHLLFIQCEECAEKMNHCCSTECQEIVALPYEEQKALRRGKHNSNKIFKKGRSEVLKFKQ
- the recA gene encoding recombinase RecA; translation: MSNDKEKEAKLKALKLTLDKMDKTYGKGTVMKMSDQAVADVDAISTGSLGLDLALGVGGYPRGRVIEIYGPESSGKTTLTLHAISEAQKKGGIAAFIDAEHAFDRFYAEKLDVDIDNLIISQPDNGEQALEIADNLIRSGAIDIIVIDSVAALTPKSEIEGEMGDSKMGLHARLMSQALRKLTSSISKTNCTVIFINQLREKIGVMFGNPETTTGGNALKFYASVRLDIRRSTQIKDSNNEVTGNKTRVKVVKNKVAPPFKTAEFDIMYGEGVSKIGEIIDIGVDYEIIKKSGSWFSYEDTKLGQGRDAVKTLLKDNPDLMEELETKIKEAIKIAKQ
- a CDS encoding membrane lipoprotein lipid attachment site-containing protein — encoded protein: MKKYFYLITAMLVLSSCSLDSNSEQADNIEYEIAEITGNDLPESFNFGERYTINVDYQLESDCSIYDGLYANYGGDSSQGRRQVYISAFAKVSTSSSCDDTAPGEEGTDSLNITISESGSYTFYFLTGEVAGEPIYDEVVVPVNEPGTGA